The sequence below is a genomic window from Bosea sp. F3-2.
CGGCGACGCCGACGCGGCGCAGCAGGCTGCGCTCCTCGGCGACCGCGCCGTCCTCCTGACGCTCCGGCACAAAGGGATAGGCCTTGAAGCCGAGCGCCTCGAGCTTGTCGACGACCGCTTCCGGCCGCAGTAGCGCCTCGCGCCATTCGACCGAAACGCGCTTCAGCGCGAGGTTGACGCGGGCGCCGAGAATGCCGGGCTCGCGACCGAGCCCGCTTTCGATCGCCTGCATGCAACCGGCGCAACGGATGCCGTCGACCGCGAGCTCCATGCTGGCGACGCCACCATCGCGATGGCGCACGAACACCGAAAGATCCCGGACCGAGAGATCCTGCGCGGCCATCTCACTTCTCCGGCAGGGTGATGCGACTGCGCGAGACGAAGACGACCTCCTCGCCCCGCCGCGCCTGCAGTTCGAGGATCCAGGAACCGGCCTCGATGCGGTCGAAGCGCGCCTCGTAGCGTCCCGGCTGGTGCTCGCCCAGCGCGACGTCCCGGTCGCGCGCGGAGGTAGCGGGGTGGCGCAGCCGCGCCGTCGCCGTAAAGCCGGAGAGCGGCTGGCCGAGGCGGTCCGCCAGCGTCACGCCGAGTGCCGCCCCCTCGCCCTGCCTTGCGAGCGTGGCCGCGGCGCTCCAGCCGCGCGCATCGCGCTCGTGCTGGCGCGCGATCTCCTCGTTGAAGTGCTGGCTGTCCTCATAGGCGCTGCGGGTCTCGACCCCCGGCATGGTCCGCAGCGCCACCGTCATGATCGTCGCATTGACCGAGATGATGACGCCGAAGAACAGCACCAGCATCGCGGCAACCATGCGCCCGGTGAGTTGGAAAGGACGGCGCGGACGCGGGGCGGCGGGGGTGTCGCAGGACATCAGGAAAACTCCGCAGCAGCTCATGGTTT
It includes:
- a CDS encoding FixH family protein gives rise to the protein MSCDTPAAPRPRRPFQLTGRMVAAMLVLFFGVIISVNATIMTVALRTMPGVETRSAYEDSQHFNEEIARQHERDARGWSAAATLARQGEGAALGVTLADRLGQPLSGFTATARLRHPATSARDRDVALGEHQPGRYEARFDRIEAGSWILELQARRGEEVVFVSRSRITLPEK